The genomic stretch GTGGTCTGAGGCTGGTTCCCTGTAGGACAGGGAACACTGTGGCCAGGGACCAATGTGGGGATATGACATCGGCCATTGGTACCTGGTGTGGGAAGTGGCGCTGGTCACCGCATCGATCTCCTGGTCTTTCAGCCACTTCAGTCGCTGGAGCTGCTCTTCATGGTCTTTGCGCATCTCCTGGACAGACACCCTGCGGGACATGGGGGAAGGAGCCCACCAGGGCCTGTTACAAACTGGTGCTCCCCATGACAGGCACCATGGAAGAGGTTTGGTTGTGGGCTGAGAACCAGctcccaggagctgagctggcatGGTGGTCTGTCACAGGGCATCCCACGGACAGGCATCCACATTTGGGATGGACCACATTTGGGGTTAGGGGCTTGTCTAACAAAAACTATTTCCTCATTGATCCAAACTATGTGGACATCAGTGACTCACTGACTTGAATAAAAGGGGTTGGGAGAGATAAAACACTGGGTTCAGCATCTTTCAAAATACAATGCATTCACTCCGAAACGACGTCTCCAGCCAGATCTCCCTGTGCCTACCTGCAAAGCAAATCCCGATTCCAAAAGCCACCAAACTTCCCAGAAACCAGTGTTCTGGAGTCCAATTGCGCCTTTCACTGTGTCCCCATTCCCAGCTCCCTTTGCCAAAAAAGGGGAATGAGCCCCACGTATGTGCCACTTGTGCCACTCTCACCTCTGCAGCTCTCGCAGCCGCTCCAGCTCCAGCGCGCTCTGCTGCTCCAGCGCTGCCAGGCGCTGCTGGTGCTGTGACAGCAGCTCTGCCCGTGCCTGCTCTGCGTCCTGGCTCTGTgacagcagctgagctgccagctgctccttctcctgACGCAGCCTCTCCTCCCGCTGCCTGTAGGTCTCCTCCAGCACCTTCACCCGGCTCCTGCCCGGAGAGGTCACAGGAAGGAAGAAGTGTTGCTTTCATGGCAATACCCAGCACTCTCCACCCAAAGTGCACATAGGGATTTAAAAGCAGATTGGTGTCGCTGCGcgcatggggaaactgaggcacagggtgCGTCACTCTCCATAGTCTGAGGCCTGAACCCTCCCGATACTgcccagtgcagtgccctggtTGGGGACATGCTGGCAATGGGACTGGCCCCTCCTCGTCACTGTGGGACAGTGTTGATGAGAGTGGACCCCCACCTCGGCTCATCTGTGGGGCTTCTCTCTGCCCCCACCAGGTCCATATCGACATGGCTCTCTGCCTGCCCGCCCCAGGGATGGATTTGGGAAGCACCCCAGCACTCCCACCTCAGGGGTGATAGACAGGGCTGTAGGCAAAGGTGTGACACAGGAAGGGAGCGCAGGCAAGAGCCTGGTACCTGTGGGCGTTCTCAACGAGATCCAGGTCCTCCTGGTGCCGCTGTTGGAGACTCTCCAGCAACAGTTTGTGCTGTgtctgctccagctccagcatccGGACCTGCCAGACATCCGGGGAGAAGGTCCTTGTGCCGCCCTGGGGACAGAGCTCCCACAGCAGCACTTGGTGGCAGTAAGCATCTCCGGACAGGGAGGTTTCTCCTCTCCCTTGTCACCCTGGTGCTATTTGGAGCAGATgtggccccttctcctccccccaggTCACCCGTGGTCCCCCATTCCAGCAGGCGATGGGGCTCACCtggctctccagctctgccacacGGGCCTGGGCACTGAGCAGCGCTGCCCGACAGCCTGTCGCATCCTCGtagagcagggctgtgggagccCCCAGCCTCCTCTCATGCTGcaagcccagggctggggactCTGCCTATAGGGATGGAGAAGATCGAAGCCCTTCAGGATGAGTGGCTTTGCGGCATGGCCATCAGCCCCCAAAGGAAGGCACATGCCTCACCTGCAGCTGTGAGGCAGCCTGGAGATGTGCCCTGGGTGTGGTAACCTGCGGAGACACAGGGATGCTCTCAGGGAGGTAAAGCCCTGGGGAGAACATCTCCTAGCCTGGAAACAGAGACCCATCCCAATCCTACTGTGGTCCCTCCTCCACCCTTCTCCAGCCCAACCCCATTGCTGGCCTGGGTTCCTTCTCCTCAGGTGATGCTCAGCAGCCCCTACTCCAGACACAAGCATGCTGGgctcttccttctctgaagatgGACTCAAGGATAAGATCATGAGTCCTCTGGGAGTTGGCGTGTGTCCTGCCATGAGGGCAGGGTGAGGAAGCCCAGACAGATGAGAAATGGAGGCTTCAAAAGACCAAACAGGAGCTGCCCTCTCCGTCAGATGTTCTGATTCTCCTTCAGTTGTCTAGAAACAATCTCGGAGCACCTTCACCACCATACTGGGCAAAACCAGCTGAAGAAAACATCCTTTATCAACTGGAGCCTCTGTTGTCTAATTAATACAATATACATGCCTGGGGAACTATGTAAAAGCTGCTCAGTCAATGCAGGGTTGTAAAAACACATGATTTACAAAGCATCCATAGCACATGTGGTTTGGCCTGATAAAAACAACTTATGTCATCTCGGGGCTCTCCAAACACTTTGCCTTCATAAACACAGGCTCCCAGAGATGCAAAGCAGGGCACATCCTTCCTCCTGCCAAGGGAGCACGGACAGCGTTGGATGCCAGCAAGTTGGCAGGGAAGGACTTGTGATCACCACCCTGACCTCACAtctcctggggacatgggaccaGAAGACCTACCTGAGCGAGCAGGGCAGGGCCCTGCGTCTCCTGCTCTCCTGGTAACAAGGCCGTGGAGACTGAAAATTGAACAAGTCCATGATTCAGACCTTGCAATGGTAACCATCCCATCCCAGAAGGACGAGGGCCTGGGTCTCCTGGGCAGAGCGAGAAGggtcctgctctgctccagcagggctgggggacccTCTCCACATACTGCTGCCCAAATTGTACAACCACATGAAACGCACCCAGGGCGCTGGCGTCTCTGGAGGGATCCCCCTTCGCAGCCTCCGACGGGTGAGCTGGGGCTCGTTTCGCGGTGCCGAGCCAGGGGACAGGCTGCCTGTGTGGGCACAGAGACACGAGCGATGCACAGCAGTGTCACAGCTCAGGGAGAGGCCCACAGACATTATCCTGCTTGACATTTCCTTAAGTTTACAGCTTGGCTGTTCCACTGTGATCAAACAGGCAAAAGCCTGATGATCCTTCAGAGCCGTTTCCCTCCCAGTTTACACAGGTCCCAGACCAGAATGATCATTGCTGTCTACCAGCTCTCCCCATTCCTCAGTCTCACCCAcggagctgctttctgcaggaaatGTCACCTGTGGCGGATGACTGAAACACAAAGGAGGCCTTACCCAGAGCCATCGGTGCTCGCTGCCTTGTCCTGCAGGGCAGCCGCCTGCTGCGGTGCTCCCGTGGAGCCGGCTGGCTGGCTGCAAGCAAAAAAACATCCTACGTGGAAGAGCCGAGGAGATGATGAAAGACAACATCCTTCCCTCCAACGCCAGTTCCTGCCTTGCAGGTGAAAGCCTCTGTCGCACTCAGCTGCAGCAGGATTCAGCCTTTTGGCTGCAGAAGGAGTAAAGACACCCCAAAACCTCCATCACTGGTGTTTCTTGCTGCATCCACCCCCTTCCCCTGGGAAGCAGCCGCCCCAGTGAACACACCCCTGCCCATGACACACGGCCGTTTGTCTGCAATTCACTCCCGAGTCCCATTCGAACGGCACAAGTCTGAACCTGTGTCCGTGTAAACTCAACTGGAGGAGTTGGTTTGCTTGGAACTAGGAGGAATGAAGGGGAATGAAGTCAGGAACTAGGAGCATGGGGGGAGCTCTGCGGGACCCCAGGCGGTGTGTGCAATTTTGGCCACAACTGGGAGAAGAGCCCAGATGTGTAATGGGACTGTGGGGTGGATCAGTGGGAGAAAGCCCCGTGTTATTACCCCAACCTGAGACAAGACAGTGCTTAAAATTAACTTCTTAAATCTGAGATGAGGGTTCCTGAGGTCCTGCTGGAGTAGCTACACATGGAGCAGACGGGAACCCTGCAGCCATCAACCATGCCTTTACCTGACAGGAGAGTGGGGATCCAGCCCTTTGCCTGGGACCTCTGAGGCCTTGGCACTTCCCTCCCGGGCTTTCGCTTGGGCTTGGGCTTTCTTGCGAGACAAGGCAGCGCTCAGCCAGTTCTCCTCCTCCACTGGGACGGGCTTAGCCGCTGCCTCCTCTACGGCCGTGAgctggctggtggggctgggccccccggctgcggcagggctggggtAGCTCACAGCTGGACTGGCCTTCACTGGAGACGGCGGCTCCGAATCCATAAAATCCTCATCTTTCAAACCCAGCCAGTCGCCACCAGCCCTTCTGACCCGCACGGGGCTCCGGCTTGCTGGAGGAGGAGGTTTGGAGCATGGCTCTGGTTTCGGTTCGCTGCTGTTCTCGGCTGAAAACCTGCTGCAAGGAGAGGCAGCCACATACCTGCCTGCGAGGGGACCCCGCTTGCTCCACCGCAGGGCCAGCGTGGCTGCAGCAACAGACGCACAGAGCACCATACCTCACAGACTGCCTTCTCGCCGACCGGCCCGCGGGTGTGGAGGCCACTGTGGGCTTGTATGCTCCAAAGACAAAATCCTCCTCGTCCCAgccctcttccttctctgttcAGACAAGGAGCCTTGAGTcagcacccagaggagcagccagctACAAAGAtaccagccctcctcctcctcccctgcaatTCCCACTGGGATTGCTGCCTCTGGGAAAACACAGCTGGAAACATCTTCCCTGGAAACCCGTGAGCAATGTGCCTCCTCAGTGTGGCTGGGAATGGCGCCTTTGTCAGGAATCAGCCCACTTCTGAAGGCAACTGAGTTATGGCTACTCCCAGCCTTCCTCAAGGGCAGAGTGCACCACTTTTGCATTAGCCACCTTTCCCCCTGCACTGACTGAGGGCCCGTTAACAGCCCCGCTCACCACTACAGAGAGAGTATTTCCCCTGCAAGGGCACTAGAAATCAATCTCGCTCTCCCAAGCGAATGCTGTCGCCTCTGCAGACCTTCCTGGTGTCCCTGGCTGTGATCACCTGGCTGCTTTTGGTACTTCTTATCCAGCTGGAACTCCCTGCGCTCTCCCACGCCTGGCTGTTCCAGGATTTTGGCCACGGGGCCTCGTCCCAGCAACTCGTCCAGCTTGGAGCGGGCTGGCCGGAGCTCCTCTCTGTTGGGGATACAGCGGCAGATGAGTTTCTTCAAGAGGCTGGGCTGTTCCTCATCACACAGCCCTGCCAGGGTGCTCTGGCTCTTCCCAGCAAGACAAGGCTGCTCCAGCCCCTTTCTGGGACCCAGAGGCAGAAGCTGCAGCATCCCCCACCCAGCACAGTGGCACCATCTCAACACACAAGCCACCCCCTGCTTTACTCCCACGGCCTCTTCATTGCCCTTACTCTTCTGCCTTCTTTCCCTGCTTCTCATCTCCTTTTGGGCCGTTGCCAAACCCCAGTGCATCCATCAGGTCATCACCATCATCTTCAAATGTGAGCTCCTCTCTCCTCCGGGCTGGGGCCGCAGTGTGTAGGGGCgtctggggtgggggtggctctgTGGATGGGATCACACATGGCAGGAGCTTTGATaaggccttttatttttttcagaagagatcaAAGCAGCCCCATCAGCTCTCATCTCTCAGGACCATTtacaaagtcatttttaaataactcttttCAGTGAACAAATCTCACAGCAAGGACAAAGTGGCAGCGCACTACTGCCTGGTCTGTGGCCACTCATCCACTGACGGGACATTGCTGGGCGTCACTAACTGGATGACACCAGGAGCTTTTTTAGCTTTGCAAGTTTCCAATCAGCAAATTCCTGCCCCTCTTCATCCAAAGACCCTGCTCCACCAATGCACCTTAGCCCTTGCCCTAATCCACCAGCTGCTACTTGTGTCCAGAGTGGATTTACTGGGGTGAAAGGTGATTTTAAGGGACTATCAGACCCATTAGCATCCCTGCCGCAGGAGCAAGAGGGATGAGTGCCTGTAACACAGCCacagtgcagctggatcccaccCACAGATGCCCCAACTGTGGTTTGGTGTGGACCGGTGATGCTCTCAGCCACCCAAATCCTCACCCAGCAAACTTGTTCTCGTTTGGCAACGTGCAGAACAGGCTGGCTGAGCTCAAAGATAAGATCTGAGCCTCCGTTCCCGGAAAGGAAAGGTCAGCCTGTAACCTGTGGCGCACCGGAAATATCAAGCACTCGGTGAGCTGTGTCATAGTTAACCCCGGTACCGAGTTGCTGTATAAATGACCCTACTGGTTAATAAGAGATGGGACTAGGTGGCTTTCAATTTAATCAGTTTGGATCTCACACAAACTAATCCAGGCTGCTGATTCATTTAATACAAGGAGGATGCATCGAGCAACCCTGCTTACCTTTCTCTTTGCTCcgttctgtttttttctcagagCTGCTTTTAGCGCCTGTTGGAGCTGGCTTCTTGTGAGCGTCCTGCTCCTCATCAGACAAAAGCCCTGCCAAAGGATCGTCTAAATCTGGGAATTACCCCATAGGGGCAAGAAAGgagaataataatagaaaaaacaaacaaacacacacaacattATTTAGAAGAACAGTTCTGCACTAAGCCAAGCACTATCCCCCACATGTGCACAAGGGGACAGGAGACCGTATCTGCCCATGAATGAAGGTTCTGCAGAGACCTGGGATACCCTGAATCTCCCTGAACTTTAAACACTCAAGAATTAtgtttctgttcagtttttccaCAATTTCTTTCTCCTAGAAGAAAATAACTCAAAATTTGGGTGCTTTAACGCTTGAACACTGTTTAGGCAAAGTCACCTAAAGTGCCTTAGTGATTTTAACAGATGCTGATCTTGGTTAAAGCACAGGCTTTGACAACCAGATCTCAGCTGTGCCAGGAAACCGCCCCCCCTGTTTGGAAGCTGGACAGAATCCCCCCTGACACAAGGGCTCCCAAGTGTAACAGACAGTCATTAAAAACCAAAGCAcacatgaaaatggaaatgtcCCCAGAAATCGTCTCCCAGACCCGTCCTGTGGAGGGCCTCAAACTGtagttttttttttgctttggtcaCCTCGGAAGGATTGGATTTGCAACAGCATCGTAAGGGTGAAGGACTTTGTACCTCATTAACCAGCCAAGCCTTCAGTTAACAGAAGGGGCAAACGATGGGCAAAGAGCAAGGGCAGAGTCCTCAGCTGCCCCCGTGCATCTATGTGCTGAAGTGAAGCAACATCCTACCTTCAAAGTTAAATTTCTTGTACTGTCGGGCAGCAGGGGGGGATGCGAGTGGCTTCTTCTCCATCAGAGGTGCAGATTCTCCTATAAAGAGAGGCTACAGCTCTCAGAGACAAGGTGCCGCAGAGatgcccctctcccaccctggctgAAGGTCACTTTTCTGGCGGCAGCCCCCCAAAAGCACAGATTGTGACACACAGTCCCCCTGCAGCCCTACGGGGTGAGAATCTCTCTGGAGGGGTCTCCGtgcaggcagaaaaggagaaaagggccTGTGAAAGAGCAGGACAGTTTGGGGACTGGCATGTCTTTAATGCACCCCCTCTGTTTCTCCCTCCGCGCAGATCAGGCAGATCCCTGGTCTTTGACCTGCACCAGGGAACGACCAAATTGTGTTTGGTGGGAGGCGGCAGCGTGGCCGTTGTTGGTGCTGATGTCAGTGATGTTACCACACCACGACGAGAGGCTGGGACGGGGATCTCCCAAGGGAGAACACATGGCCAGAATAACACTCTGTGTCTGGGACAGCCCCAAGAAAGAACCAGGAAAAGCATTTTAGGGCACAAATCCACTTTTTGTTCCCTATCCCGGAAAAAAATACCTGCTCATTTGGAACCAGGCTATGAAAAGAAGAGCAGAATCtccttttttacctttcttgGGGGATAGCAGCTTCTCTGC from Chroicocephalus ridibundus chromosome 14, bChrRid1.1, whole genome shotgun sequence encodes the following:
- the FBF1 gene encoding fas-binding factor 1 isoform X5 encodes the protein MDDMEADLLGISKPSSGPGKTTVKGPGKLDSSGGTVKTAEKLLSPKKGESAPLMEKKPLASPPAARQYKKFNFEDLDDPLAGLLSDEEQDAHKKPAPTGAKSSSEKKTERSKEKEPPPPQTPLHTAAPARRREELTFEDDGDDLMDALGFGNGPKGDEKQGKKAEEEELRPARSKLDELLGRGPVAKILEQPGVGERREFQLDKKYQKQPEKEEGWDEEDFVFGAYKPTVASTPAGRSARRQSVSRFSAENSSEPKPEPCSKPPPPASRSPVRVRRAGGDWLGLKDEDFMDSEPPSPVKASPAVSYPSPAAAGGPSPTSQLTAVEEAAAKPVPVEEENWLSAALSRKKAQAQAKAREGSAKASEVPGKGLDPHSPVSQPAGSTGAPQQAAALQDKAASTDGSGQPVPWLGTAKRAPAHPSEAAKGDPSRDASALVSTALLPGEQETQGPALLAQVTTPRAHLQAASQLQAESPALGLQHERRLGAPTALLYEDATGCRAALLSAQARVAELESQVRMLELEQTQHKLLLESLQQRHQEDLDLVENAHRSRVKVLEETYRQREERLRQEKEQLAAQLLSQSQDAEQARAELLSQHQQRLAALEQQSALELERLRELQRVSVQEMRKDHEEQLQRLKWLKDQEIDAVTSATSHTRSLNGVIEQMEKFSSDLHDLSHKVEATHHTTSQELAMGARQRDKQLKVLQDRLSQQQRDMEEERSRLQEVIAKMEARLGEQTRLLEQERWRATAEQSKVESLQHSLEEQRRIMTQQLSMERAELERAKSALLEEQKSVMQKCSEERRKLAAEWAEFHTRQQLSKERMERDMDRALQMDSQREGTIMSLAKEQAELKIRGHELKAKEEQLVKDRELLEEAWRELRLEKEKVNGTALRIRQREEEVKSMTKLSSQKYEEGERALREACRIESEHQTRLQVMQQHLEQLKQQEQRLHQERLSIAHQRSQLQQLREELPSNPVMLLTADQDLSAPTKGLSSTPFPLTAAAPHTWALVPGFPPPVRVLPRHSLEGSRETLAVAGPTELYAKLLLLKHRAQQDRDFLEDEQFFLETLKKASYNTSSLSD
- the FBF1 gene encoding fas-binding factor 1 isoform X4 — protein: MATKPKKSLRGSIDDVLGDLLGYDDEIPVKSATASQPAGSSSGRARGTSLQASKKSFLEDDFFSKLPAEDIKATEGSSASDTDPQALLQTLKDMDDMEADLLGISKPSSGPGKTTVKGPGKLDSSGGTVKTAEKLLSPKKGESAPLMEKKPLASPPAARQYKKFNFEDLDDPLAGLLSDEEQDAHKKPAPTGAKSSSEKKTERSKEKEPPPPQTPLHTAAPARRREELTFEDDGDDLMDALGFGNGPKGDEKQGKKAEEEELRPARSKLDELLGRGPVAKILEQPGVGERREFQLDKKYQKQPEKEEGWDEEDFVFGAYKPTVASTPAGRSARRQSVRFSAENSSEPKPEPCSKPPPPASRSPVRVRRAGGDWLGLKDEDFMDSEPPSPVKASPAVSYPSPAAAGGPSPTSQLTAVEEAAAKPVPVEEENWLSAALSRKKAQAQAKAREGSAKASEVPGKGLDPHSPVSQPAGSTGAPQQAAALQDKAASTDGSGQPVPWLGTAKRAPAHPSEAAKGDPSRDASALVSTALLPGEQETQGPALLAQVTTPRAHLQAASQLQAESPALGLQHERRLGAPTALLYEDATGCRAALLSAQARVAELESQVRMLELEQTQHKLLLESLQQRHQEDLDLVENAHRSRVKVLEETYRQREERLRQEKEQLAAQLLSQSQDAEQARAELLSQHQQRLAALEQQSALELERLRELQRVSVQEMRKDHEEQLQRLKWLKDQEIDAVTSATSHTRSLNGVIEQMEKFSSDLHDLSHKVEATHHTTSQELAMGARQRDKQLKVLQDRLSQQQRDMEEERSRLQEVIAKMEARLGEQTRLLEQERWRATAEQSKVESLQHSLEEQRRIMTQQLSMERAELERAKSALLEEQKSVMQKCSEERRKLAAEWAEFHTRQQLSKERMERDMDRALQMDSQREGTIMSLAKEQAELKIRGHELKAKEEQLVKDRELLEEAWRELRLEKEKVNGTALRIRQREEEVKSMTKLSSQKYEEGERALREACRIESEHQTRLQVMQQHLEQLKQQEQRLHQERLSIAHQRSQLQQLREELPSNPVMLLTADQDLSAPTKGLSSTPCFPPPVRVLPRHSLEGSRETLAVAGPTELYAKLLLLKHRAQQDRDFLEDEQFFLETLKKASYNTSSLSD
- the FBF1 gene encoding fas-binding factor 1 isoform X2, whose translation is MATKPKKSLRGSIDDVLGDLLGYDDEIPVKSATASQPAGSSSGRARGTSLQASKKSFLEDDFFSKLPAEDIKATEGSSASDTDPQALLQTLKDMDDMEADLLGISKPSSGPGKTTVKGPGKLDSSGGTVKTAEKLLSPKKGESAPLMEKKPLASPPAARQYKKFNFEDLDDPLAGLLSDEEQDAHKKPAPTGAKSSSEKKTERSKEKEPPPPQTPLHTAAPARRREELTFEDDGDDLMDALGFGNGPKGDEKQGKKAEEEELRPARSKLDELLGRGPVAKILEQPGVGERREFQLDKKYQKQPEKEEGWDEEDFVFGAYKPTVASTPAGRSARRQSVRFSAENSSEPKPEPCSKPPPPASRSPVRVRRAGGDWLGLKDEDFMDSEPPSPVKASPAVSYPSPAAAGGPSPTSQLTAVEEAAAKPVPVEEENWLSAALSRKKAQAQAKAREGSAKASEVPGKGLDPHSPVSQPAGSTGAPQQAAALQDKAASTDGSGQPVPWLGTAKRAPAHPSEAAKGDPSRDASALVSTALLPGEQETQGPALLAQVTTPRAHLQAASQLQAESPALGLQHERRLGAPTALLYEDATGCRAALLSAQARVAELESQVRMLELEQTQHKLLLESLQQRHQEDLDLVENAHRSRVKVLEETYRQREERLRQEKEQLAAQLLSQSQDAEQARAELLSQHQQRLAALEQQSALELERLRELQRVSVQEMRKDHEEQLQRLKWLKDQEIDAVTSATSHTRSLNGVIEQMEKFSSDLHDLSHKVEATHHTTSQELAMGARQRDKQLKVLQDRLSQQQRDMEEERSRLQEVIAKMEARLGEQTRLLEQERWRATAEQSKVESLQHSLEEQRRIMTQQLSMERAELERAKSALLEEQKSVMQKCSEERRKLAAEWAEFHTRQQLSKERMERDMDRALQMDSQREGTIMSLAKEQAELKIRGHELKAKEEQLVKDRELLEEAWRELRLEKEKVNGTALRIRQREEEVKSMTKLSSQKYEEGERALREACRIESEHQTRLQVMQQHLEQLKQQEQRLHQERLSIAHQRSQLQQLREELPSNPVMLLTADQDLSAPTKGLSSTPFPLTAAAPHTWALVPGFPPPVRVLPRHSLEGSRETLAVAGPTELYAKLLLLKHRAQQDRDFLEDEQFFLETLKKASYNTSSLSD
- the FBF1 gene encoding fas-binding factor 1 isoform X3; the protein is MATKPKKSLRGSIDDVLGDLLGYDDEIPVKSATASQPAGSSSGRARGTSLQASKKSFLEDDFFSKLPAEDIKATEGSSASDTDPQALLQTLKDMDDMEADLLGISKPSSGPGKTTVKGPGKLDSSGGTVKTAEKLLSPKKGESAPLMEKKPLASPPAARQYKKFNFEDLDDPLAGLLSDEEQDAHKKPAPTGAKSSSEKKTERSKEKEPPPPQTPLHTAAPARRREELTFEDDGDDLMDALGFGNGPKGDEKQGKKAEEEELRPARSKLDELLGRGPVAKILEQPGVGERREFQLDKKYQKQPEKEEGWDEEDFVFGAYKPTVASTPAGRSARRQSVSRFSAENSSEPKPEPCSKPPPPASRSPVRVRRAGGDWLGLKDEDFMDSEPPSPVKASPAVSYPSPAAAGGPSPTSQLTAVEEAAAKPVPVEEENWLSAALSRKKAQAQAKAREGSAKASEVPGKGLDPHSPVSQPAGSTGAPQQAAALQDKAASTDGSGQPVPWLGTAKRAPAHPSEAAKGDPSRDASALVSTALLPGEQETQGPALLAQVTTPRAHLQAASQLQAESPALGLQHERRLGAPTALLYEDATGCRAALLSAQARVAELESQVRMLELEQTQHKLLLESLQQRHQEDLDLVENAHRSRVKVLEETYRQREERLRQEKEQLAAQLLSQSQDAEQARAELLSQHQQRLAALEQQSALELERLRELQRVSVQEMRKDHEEQLQRLKWLKDQEIDAVTSATSHTRSLNGVIEQMEKFSSDLHDLSHKVEATHHTTSQELAMGARQRDKQLKVLQDRLSQQQRDMEEERSRLQEVIAKMEARLGEQTRLLEQERWRATAEQSKVESLQHSLEEQRRIMTQQLSMERAELERAKSALLEEQKSVMQKCSEERRKLAAEWAEFHTRQQLSKERMERDMDRALQMDSQREGTIMSLAKEQAELKIRGHELKAKEEQLVKDRELLEEAWRELRLEKEKVNGTALRIRQREEEVKSMTKLSSQKYEEGERALREACRIESEHQTRLQVMQQHLEQLKQQEQRLHQERLSIAHQRSQLQQLREELPSNPVMLLTADQDLSAPTKGLSSTPCFPPPVRVLPRHSLEGSRETLAVAGPTELYAKLLLLKHRAQQDRDFLEDEQFFLETLKKASYNTSSLSD
- the FBF1 gene encoding fas-binding factor 1 isoform X1; this translates as MATKPKKSLRGSIDDVLGDLLGYDDEIPVKSATASQPAGSSSGRARGTSLQASKKSFLEDDFFSKLPAEDIKATEGSSASDTDPQALLQTLKDMDDMEADLLGISKPSSGPGKTTVKGPGKLDSSGGTVKTAEKLLSPKKGESAPLMEKKPLASPPAARQYKKFNFEDLDDPLAGLLSDEEQDAHKKPAPTGAKSSSEKKTERSKEKEPPPPQTPLHTAAPARRREELTFEDDGDDLMDALGFGNGPKGDEKQGKKAEEEELRPARSKLDELLGRGPVAKILEQPGVGERREFQLDKKYQKQPEKEEGWDEEDFVFGAYKPTVASTPAGRSARRQSVSRFSAENSSEPKPEPCSKPPPPASRSPVRVRRAGGDWLGLKDEDFMDSEPPSPVKASPAVSYPSPAAAGGPSPTSQLTAVEEAAAKPVPVEEENWLSAALSRKKAQAQAKAREGSAKASEVPGKGLDPHSPVSQPAGSTGAPQQAAALQDKAASTDGSGQPVPWLGTAKRAPAHPSEAAKGDPSRDASALVSTALLPGEQETQGPALLAQVTTPRAHLQAASQLQAESPALGLQHERRLGAPTALLYEDATGCRAALLSAQARVAELESQVRMLELEQTQHKLLLESLQQRHQEDLDLVENAHRSRVKVLEETYRQREERLRQEKEQLAAQLLSQSQDAEQARAELLSQHQQRLAALEQQSALELERLRELQRVSVQEMRKDHEEQLQRLKWLKDQEIDAVTSATSHTRSLNGVIEQMEKFSSDLHDLSHKVEATHHTTSQELAMGARQRDKQLKVLQDRLSQQQRDMEEERSRLQEVIAKMEARLGEQTRLLEQERWRATAEQSKVESLQHSLEEQRRIMTQQLSMERAELERAKSALLEEQKSVMQKCSEERRKLAAEWAEFHTRQQLSKERMERDMDRALQMDSQREGTIMSLAKEQAELKIRGHELKAKEEQLVKDRELLEEAWRELRLEKEKVNGTALRIRQREEEVKSMTKLSSQKYEEGERALREACRIESEHQTRLQVMQQHLEQLKQQEQRLHQERLSIAHQRSQLQQLREELPSNPVMLLTADQDLSAPTKGLSSTPFPLTAAAPHTWALVPGFPPPVRVLPRHSLEGSRETLAVAGPTELYAKLLLLKHRAQQDRDFLEDEQFFLETLKKASYNTSSLSD